One Anaerolineae bacterium DNA segment encodes these proteins:
- a CDS encoding DAK2 domain-containing protein: MGNKPIDGQTLKKLVEAGLRWLRTHQEVVNALNVFPVPDGDTGTNMVLTMQAAYDEIADFPERHFGRMAHAVAQGALMGARGNSGVILSQIWRGFARGTEQVEQLDAATFVQAMAQARDTAYKGVVRPVEGTILTVIKEVAAAVAEAAQETDEVTALLQRAVEAADAAVAQTPELLPILKEAGVVDSGGKGLFFILEGMWRWIQEMPLDQPVVQAQPLASLEFAEAHEQIEPGQDFEVVVDFRPQEPLDLQSFYGELEKMGTSIQVGEGDGMYRMHIHVPTEKLYDPIEYVRTLGTVTKVQIENLLAQMEDMEAESVSRASYEVQNIKPGQIAVVAVAPGPGIARVFASLGAAAIVEGGQTMNPSTQDLLRAFENLPTERVILLPNNKNIILAAQAAAEVTVKQTRIVPSRTVPQGLAAMLSYDPDGDLDEVAAAMEAAMADVVTGEITRATRTVEIDGVRVREGQYIGLVDGKLLLGGDSLEEVLLDLLAQADIEERELVTMFYGGELTKAQANRLGDAVRERFPHLEVELQEGGQPHYALILSLE; encoded by the coding sequence ATGGGAAACAAACCAATCGATGGGCAGACCCTCAAAAAGTTAGTGGAAGCCGGACTACGATGGTTGCGCACCCACCAGGAGGTGGTCAATGCGTTGAATGTCTTTCCCGTACCCGATGGAGATACGGGGACCAACATGGTGCTGACCATGCAGGCCGCTTACGATGAAATCGCCGATTTCCCGGAGCGGCATTTCGGACGCATGGCGCACGCTGTGGCCCAGGGCGCCCTGATGGGCGCACGAGGGAATTCCGGGGTGATTTTGTCGCAAATCTGGCGTGGCTTTGCCCGGGGCACCGAGCAGGTGGAGCAACTGGACGCGGCGACCTTTGTTCAGGCCATGGCCCAGGCCCGGGATACGGCATACAAAGGGGTGGTGCGACCAGTCGAAGGCACCATCCTAACGGTGATCAAAGAGGTGGCCGCGGCGGTGGCCGAGGCCGCCCAGGAAACGGATGAGGTGACGGCCCTGTTGCAACGCGCCGTGGAGGCCGCCGATGCCGCCGTGGCCCAAACCCCGGAACTGTTGCCCATCCTCAAAGAAGCCGGGGTGGTGGATTCGGGCGGCAAGGGGTTGTTTTTCATTTTGGAAGGGATGTGGCGCTGGATCCAGGAGATGCCGCTGGACCAGCCGGTGGTGCAGGCGCAACCCCTGGCCAGTCTCGAGTTCGCTGAGGCTCATGAGCAAATCGAGCCGGGGCAGGATTTTGAGGTGGTGGTGGATTTCCGCCCGCAGGAACCTTTGGACCTCCAGTCCTTTTACGGTGAACTGGAGAAGATGGGTACTTCGATTCAGGTAGGCGAGGGCGACGGGATGTACCGGATGCACATCCATGTGCCCACCGAGAAACTGTACGACCCCATTGAGTATGTGCGCACTTTGGGCACGGTGACCAAGGTGCAAATCGAAAACCTGCTGGCTCAAATGGAAGACATGGAAGCTGAAAGCGTTTCCCGCGCTTCCTACGAGGTGCAGAACATCAAGCCCGGTCAGATCGCCGTGGTGGCTGTGGCACCAGGGCCGGGGATCGCCCGGGTGTTCGCCAGCCTGGGGGCCGCCGCCATCGTGGAGGGCGGGCAGACGATGAACCCCAGCACCCAGGATTTGCTCCGCGCCTTTGAGAACCTGCCCACGGAGCGGGTGATTCTTCTGCCGAACAATAAGAACATCATCCTGGCGGCTCAGGCGGCGGCCGAGGTCACGGTGAAGCAGACGCGTATCGTGCCCTCGCGCACCGTGCCTCAGGGGTTGGCGGCCATGCTTTCTTACGACCCCGATGGCGACCTGGACGAAGTGGCGGCGGCCATGGAAGCGGCGATGGCCGATGTGGTCACGGGCGAGATTACCCGCGCCACCCGAACGGTAGAAATCGACGGGGTGCGGGTGCGCGAGGGGCAGTACATCGGCCTGGTGGACGGCAAGTTGCTCCTGGGTGGAGATTCGCTGGAAGAGGTGCTGCTTGATTTGCTGGCCCAGGCGGACATCGAGGAGCGGGAGTTGGTCACCATGTTTTACGGCGGCGAATTGACCAAGGCCCAGGCCAATCGCCTGGGCGACGCCGTGCGTGAGCGTTTCCCCCATCTGGAAGTGGAGTTGCAGGAAGGCGGACAGCCGCACTACGCGCTGATTTTGTCCCTTGAGTAG
- a CDS encoding DegV family EDD domain-containing protein has translation MRVAQPRTVILTDGTVLFDRDDFPGRELVEILPLDIVIDGEVQTPGDDEALSLRVLPEVVGLARRVQLLSPPPQAIRMRLRALAHRYCDVVVMTSGDGLTSVFSHALEASAGTLHRLHLQVWDSQTMGFSLGWAVQEAAAMATQGASAREIITHLRRIRNSFYTVIAVQSLSYLHESRLLDPAQALVGELLGMTPLFLLEDGGLLPLYKARSSRHLLDLLVEFAEEFAHVRRVAVMAGEPMCDEGKALRQRLSEVFPDLTIPCLPQAATLQALFGPRVLALFIQE, from the coding sequence ATGAGGGTGGCCCAGCCGCGAACGGTCATTCTTACCGATGGCACGGTGTTGTTCGACCGGGACGACTTCCCCGGGCGGGAGTTGGTGGAGATTTTGCCGCTGGATATCGTGATCGACGGCGAGGTGCAAACGCCGGGCGATGACGAGGCCCTGTCCCTGAGGGTGCTGCCTGAGGTGGTGGGGCTGGCCCGACGGGTGCAGTTGCTTTCTCCGCCGCCGCAGGCCATCCGGATGCGTTTGCGCGCCCTGGCCCATCGTTACTGCGATGTGGTGGTGATGACCAGTGGGGACGGCTTGACCAGCGTGTTTTCCCATGCGTTGGAGGCCAGCGCCGGCACCCTGCATCGACTGCATCTTCAGGTGTGGGACAGTCAGACGATGGGCTTCTCGTTGGGATGGGCCGTGCAAGAGGCGGCGGCCATGGCCACCCAGGGGGCTAGTGCCCGGGAAATCATCACTCACCTGCGACGCATTCGGAACTCGTTCTACACGGTCATCGCCGTTCAGTCGCTCTCCTACCTTCACGAATCCCGTTTGCTGGACCCGGCGCAAGCCCTGGTAGGGGAGTTGTTGGGCATGACCCCTCTTTTCTTGCTGGAGGATGGGGGGCTGTTGCCGTTGTACAAGGCGCGGTCCTCGCGTCACCTCCTGGACCTGCTGGTGGAGTTTGCCGAGGAGTTTGCCCATGTGCGCCGGGTGGCGGTGATGGCCGGCGAGCCGATGTGCGACGAAGGGAAGGCCTTGCGCCAGCGACTGAGCGAGGTGTTCCCTGACCTGACCATACCCTGTTTGCCCCAGGCCGCTACCCTGCAGGCCCTGTTCGGCCCGCGGGTGTTGGCGTTGTTCATTCAGGAGTAG
- a CDS encoding DegV family protein, with product MPYALVTDSTADIPHGLARHWNIEVVPAFLIIQGQSFRDRVDITRQAFYQRLPQYDPPPTTAAPSSGVFEQVYARLLEVGYEGVVSVHCAVSLSGLYNAARLGAEPFGGRVTVVDSGQLSMGLGFQVLAAAEAAAEGASLSEILVRMASVRQRVYLVAMLDTLEYLRRSGRVSWAQAGLGALLQLKPFVEVREGEVRRLPPVRTRRKGLARLRALLEDCGPLERLALLHTGAREDAEALGRDLPQGPGQPPLVVYVTPIIGAHVGARGVGFAVVRGASS from the coding sequence TTGCCTTATGCTCTCGTGACCGATAGCACGGCTGACATTCCTCATGGGCTGGCCCGACACTGGAACATTGAGGTGGTGCCGGCCTTTCTGATCATTCAGGGGCAATCCTTCCGCGACCGGGTGGATATCACCCGCCAGGCGTTCTACCAACGGTTGCCGCAGTACGATCCCCCGCCTACCACGGCGGCCCCTTCCAGCGGTGTTTTCGAGCAGGTGTACGCCCGCCTGCTGGAGGTGGGTTACGAGGGGGTGGTTTCGGTGCATTGTGCCGTGTCGTTGAGTGGGTTGTACAACGCGGCGCGGTTAGGGGCCGAACCGTTTGGCGGGCGGGTGACCGTGGTGGACAGCGGACAACTGTCTATGGGGTTGGGGTTTCAGGTCCTGGCCGCGGCCGAGGCGGCCGCCGAAGGGGCCTCTTTGAGCGAGATTTTGGTCCGCATGGCCTCCGTGCGGCAGCGGGTGTACCTGGTGGCCATGCTGGATACGCTGGAATATCTGCGGCGCAGCGGACGGGTTTCCTGGGCCCAGGCTGGCCTGGGAGCTTTGCTGCAGTTGAAGCCTTTTGTGGAGGTGCGTGAAGGCGAGGTGCGTCGTTTGCCGCCGGTGCGCACCCGACGTAAGGGCCTGGCGCGCCTGCGGGCGTTGCTGGAAGACTGCGGCCCGCTGGAACGCCTGGCCCTGCTCCATACCGGCGCCCGCGAGGACGCGGAAGCCCTGGGGCGGGATTTGCCCCAGGGGCCGGGGCAGCCCCCTTTGGTGGTCTATGTCACCCCTATCATCGGAGCCCATGTGGGCGCTCGGGGGGTGGGGTTTGCGGTGGTGAGAGGGGCCTCTTCGTGA
- the recG gene encoding ATP-dependent DNA helicase RecG — protein sequence MDMKPSLAKLHKFLALEAQRGFDNGAVVGGLGRMLSPWEAEARVDGVPEEIIQAVVARLRDYDRLSPKSRAEVLQGLWRRIRRAFPEAPPLEARSPTSEPSPGDRVAEPASGGQKRPREAARPQPSRPAPSGKKTSPRVREALPGGAPVALSAPVTVIPGIGPRRARRLERLGIRTLEDLLYHFPRRYDDYAQLKPIRQLRYGEQATVLGTVERVGVRELKGGKLKVVEAFIGDGSGVIRATWFNQPWIAEQLSPGKAVALAGRIDQYLGRLVLTNPEWEELDEDLLHTGRIVPVYPLTAQITQRWLRALMAQVIPAWTPRVPDPLPPAVRQEVGLLDLSTALLQMHFPDSWEMLEAARTRLAFEEIFYLQLGVLQQKRRWQSRPGRVFTVSDAWLEEQTARLPFQLTGAQQRALAEIRRDLASGHPMNRLLQGDVGSGKTVVAALAMAMVTREGAQAALMAPTAILAEQHYRSLLRLLTEGEQAPLRPEEIRLLVGSTPNGERRAILEDLAAGKVKILVGTHALIEEPVQFADLQLAVIDEQHRFGVRQRGALRRKGENPHLLVMTATPIPRSLALTVYGDLDLTVMDEMPPGRKPVRTYLLFPKERERAYRLIRREVERGHQAFIIYPLIEESEALTHTPSAVEAHRRLQEEVFPDLKMGLLHGKMRDEEKDEVMRRFRDGEYHILVSTAVVEVGVDVPNATVMVIEGANRFGLAQLHQFRGRVGRGGDEAYCLLIPETENAAAENERLRAMVEISDGFRLAEKDLQQRGPGEFLGTRQSGYDVSFLRLANMLDVRLIEKARTLAQRLLEQDPDLQAPEHRLLAETLARRWSIAEGDMS from the coding sequence ATGGATATGAAACCGAGTTTGGCGAAACTGCACAAGTTCCTGGCTCTGGAAGCCCAGCGCGGCTTTGACAACGGCGCCGTGGTGGGCGGACTGGGGCGGATGCTTTCCCCCTGGGAAGCAGAAGCCCGTGTGGACGGGGTGCCAGAGGAGATCATTCAGGCGGTGGTGGCCCGGTTGCGGGATTACGACCGCCTTAGCCCCAAATCGCGGGCCGAGGTGCTGCAGGGCCTCTGGCGGCGCATTCGGCGGGCGTTCCCTGAAGCGCCGCCGTTGGAGGCCCGGTCCCCCACGAGCGAGCCTTCTCCCGGCGATCGGGTGGCGGAACCAGCCTCGGGGGGGCAGAAACGCCCCCGGGAGGCGGCCCGACCCCAGCCGTCCCGACCCGCCCCCTCGGGGAAGAAGACCTCGCCGCGAGTGCGGGAGGCGCTTCCAGGGGGGGCGCCCGTGGCCCTCTCTGCCCCGGTCACCGTGATCCCCGGCATTGGCCCCCGGCGGGCCAGACGCTTAGAGCGCCTGGGCATCCGTACACTGGAGGATTTGCTCTACCATTTCCCCCGGCGCTACGATGACTACGCCCAACTGAAGCCCATTCGCCAGTTGCGTTACGGCGAGCAGGCCACGGTGCTGGGGACGGTGGAGCGCGTGGGCGTGCGGGAGTTGAAGGGCGGCAAACTGAAGGTGGTCGAGGCCTTCATCGGCGATGGCAGTGGCGTCATTCGGGCCACTTGGTTCAACCAGCCCTGGATCGCCGAGCAATTGAGCCCCGGCAAGGCGGTGGCGCTGGCCGGACGCATCGACCAGTACCTGGGCCGCCTGGTGCTTACCAACCCAGAGTGGGAGGAACTGGACGAAGACCTGCTCCATACCGGGCGCATCGTACCGGTGTATCCGCTCACTGCCCAGATCACCCAGCGCTGGCTGCGAGCCCTGATGGCCCAGGTAATCCCTGCCTGGACGCCGCGGGTGCCCGACCCGTTGCCGCCTGCAGTGCGGCAGGAAGTCGGGTTGCTCGACTTGTCCACGGCGCTGTTGCAGATGCATTTCCCCGATTCGTGGGAGATGTTGGAGGCGGCCCGCACCCGGCTGGCTTTTGAAGAGATTTTTTACCTCCAACTGGGCGTGTTGCAGCAAAAGCGCCGCTGGCAAAGCCGACCGGGACGGGTGTTTACGGTGAGCGATGCCTGGCTGGAGGAGCAAACGGCGCGCCTGCCGTTCCAATTGACCGGGGCACAGCAGCGGGCCCTGGCCGAGATTCGCCGCGATCTGGCCTCCGGGCACCCCATGAACCGGCTGTTGCAGGGGGATGTGGGCTCTGGCAAGACGGTGGTGGCCGCGCTGGCCATGGCCATGGTCACCCGGGAGGGGGCCCAGGCGGCGCTGATGGCCCCGACGGCTATCCTGGCCGAGCAGCATTACCGCAGCCTGTTGCGGCTGTTGACCGAGGGCGAGCAGGCTCCCCTGCGCCCCGAAGAAATTCGTTTGCTGGTGGGGAGCACCCCTAACGGGGAGCGACGGGCGATTTTGGAGGATCTGGCCGCCGGAAAGGTGAAGATTCTGGTGGGCACTCATGCCCTCATCGAGGAGCCGGTGCAGTTCGCTGACCTGCAACTGGCCGTGATCGACGAGCAGCATCGGTTCGGCGTGCGGCAGCGGGGCGCTTTGCGCCGCAAGGGCGAGAACCCCCACCTGCTGGTGATGACGGCCACGCCCATCCCGCGTTCGCTGGCGCTGACCGTGTACGGCGACTTGGACCTCACGGTGATGGACGAGATGCCGCCGGGCCGCAAGCCGGTGCGCACTTACCTCCTGTTCCCCAAGGAGCGGGAGCGGGCCTATCGCCTCATCCGGCGGGAGGTGGAGCGCGGCCACCAGGCGTTCATCATTTATCCGCTCATCGAGGAAAGCGAGGCCCTGACGCACACCCCCTCGGCGGTGGAGGCCCATCGGCGTCTGCAGGAGGAAGTGTTCCCCGATTTGAAGATGGGCTTGCTGCATGGGAAGATGCGTGATGAAGAAAAGGACGAGGTCATGCGTCGTTTCCGCGACGGGGAATACCACATCCTGGTCTCGACCGCGGTGGTGGAGGTTGGGGTAGACGTGCCCAACGCCACGGTGATGGTCATCGAAGGCGCCAATCGTTTCGGGCTGGCGCAGTTGCACCAGTTCCGCGGCCGCGTGGGTCGGGGCGGCGACGAGGCCTATTGTCTGCTGATCCCCGAGACGGAAAACGCGGCTGCGGAGAACGAGCGCCTGCGGGCGATGGTGGAAATCAGCGACGGTTTCCGCCTGGCTGAAAAGGACCTGCAACAACGCGGGCCAGGTGAGTTTTTGGGCACTCGCCAGTCGGGCTATGATGTGAGTTTCTTGCGGCTGGCCAACATGCTGGATGTGCGCCTCATCGAGAAGGCGCGCACGCTGGCGCAGCGCCTGCTGGAGCAAGACCCCGATTTGCAGGCGCCGGAGCATCGCCTGTTGGCCGAGACCTTAGCACGACGCTGGAGCATCGCCGAAGGAGACATGAGTTAA
- the coaD gene encoding pantetheine-phosphate adenylyltransferase, which translates to MKIKAVFPGTFDPIHYGHIDIALRAARLFDQVVVAVYDKPLKNLLFSPEERIALVQETFQGHDRITVTGYSGLTVEFCRRVGAQVIVRGLRVFSDFENEFRMALANHRLAPDIEVVALITSEEHTFLSSTTVREIASLGGDISSMVPLHVEKALRRRFSELSEAQQNRHMTSLRD; encoded by the coding sequence ATGAAAATCAAAGCCGTCTTCCCTGGCACCTTTGATCCGATTCATTACGGGCATATCGACATCGCCCTCCGGGCGGCGCGGTTGTTCGACCAGGTGGTGGTGGCGGTGTACGACAAACCTTTGAAAAATCTGCTTTTTTCGCCCGAGGAGCGCATCGCCCTGGTGCAGGAGACTTTCCAGGGCCACGACCGGATTACGGTGACCGGCTATAGTGGGCTGACGGTGGAGTTTTGCCGTCGCGTGGGGGCCCAGGTCATCGTGCGGGGGCTGCGGGTGTTTTCGGATTTTGAGAACGAGTTTCGGATGGCTTTGGCGAACCATCGTCTGGCCCCCGACATCGAGGTGGTGGCCCTCATCACCAGCGAGGAGCACACCTTTCTGTCTTCGACCACGGTGCGGGAAATCGCCTCCCTGGGCGGGGACATCAGCAGCATGGTGCCGCTGCATGTGGAAAAGGCCCTCCGGCGGCGCTTTTCCGAACTCAGCGAAGCCCAGCAAAACCGGCACATGACCTCACTGCGCGATTGA
- a CDS encoding ATPase, producing MDILELVDRLEELFNESRAVPFTHSVMVDEDRFLDLIDQMRVTIPEEVRKAQQLLAQRERILAQAKEEAQRTIQLAQQKREEMLSEHRLVEEAQRKAAQIIAQAEAEAERIRREADRYALESLEKLAVQLDRMLTEVQNGIRVLQEVQQERPPEGF from the coding sequence ATGGATATCTTAGAACTGGTCGATCGCTTGGAAGAACTCTTCAACGAAAGCCGCGCCGTGCCTTTTACCCATAGCGTGATGGTGGACGAGGATCGTTTTCTGGATCTCATTGACCAGATGCGGGTCACCATCCCTGAGGAGGTGCGCAAGGCCCAGCAGTTGTTGGCCCAACGGGAGCGCATTCTGGCCCAGGCCAAAGAAGAGGCCCAGCGCACCATTCAACTGGCTCAACAGAAGCGAGAGGAAATGCTCTCGGAGCACCGGCTGGTGGAAGAGGCGCAGCGCAAGGCGGCGCAAATCATCGCCCAGGCCGAGGCCGAAGCCGAACGCATTCGCCGCGAGGCCGACCGTTACGCGCTGGAATCTCTGGAGAAGTTGGCCGTCCAGTTGGATCGCATGCTCACTGAGGTGCAAAACGGCATCCGGGTGCTCCAGGAGGTCCAACAGGAGCGCCCGCCGGAAGGGTTTTAG
- a CDS encoding ribonuclease Z encodes MFEVLFLGTSASAPSIQRGLSAHVVMHNEYRFLLDCGEGTQRQILRAGVGFRRLNRVLITHGHLDHILGLGGLLSTFMRWETLEGPLELYGSRWALDRIHDLLFGVVLRGASPPVELQFHPIEPGVVFQAEDFHITAFPVWHRGSDSYGFVFEEEARRPFLVEKAEALGIPPGPWRRDLVAGKVATLPDGRRIHPDEVLGPPRRGARYVHVGDVGRTHDLVEVCRDADALVIEATYLQEEADLARKFGHLTARQAAELAAEAHVGLLVLTHISRRYRERDVLAEAQAVFPHTIVARDFDALQIKRNKEVVHRRNERESLYTADNASQ; translated from the coding sequence GTGTTTGAGGTGTTGTTCCTGGGCACTTCCGCGTCGGCGCCTTCCATCCAGCGCGGGCTCTCGGCCCATGTGGTCATGCACAACGAATACCGTTTCCTGCTCGATTGCGGCGAAGGAACCCAACGGCAGATCCTGCGCGCCGGGGTCGGTTTCCGACGCCTCAACCGGGTGCTCATCACCCACGGCCATCTGGACCACATCCTGGGCCTGGGGGGGCTGCTTTCCACCTTTATGCGCTGGGAAACGCTGGAAGGCCCCCTGGAACTCTACGGCAGCCGTTGGGCCCTGGACCGCATCCACGACCTACTCTTCGGCGTGGTGCTGCGGGGGGCATCCCCACCCGTGGAACTGCAATTTCACCCCATCGAGCCGGGCGTGGTGTTCCAGGCCGAGGATTTCCACATCACCGCCTTCCCCGTGTGGCACCGAGGCTCGGACAGCTACGGCTTCGTTTTTGAAGAGGAGGCCCGGCGGCCCTTCCTGGTGGAAAAAGCCGAGGCCCTGGGCATCCCCCCCGGCCCCTGGCGGCGCGACCTGGTGGCCGGCAAGGTGGCCACCTTGCCCGATGGGCGGCGCATCCATCCCGACGAAGTGCTGGGCCCGCCCCGGCGCGGCGCCCGCTATGTCCATGTGGGCGATGTAGGCCGCACCCATGACCTGGTGGAGGTCTGCCGCGACGCCGACGCCCTGGTCATCGAGGCCACTTACCTGCAAGAGGAGGCCGACCTGGCGCGCAAATTCGGCCATCTGACGGCCCGGCAGGCCGCCGAGTTAGCCGCCGAAGCCCATGTGGGCCTGCTGGTGCTTACCCACATCTCCCGCCGGTACCGCGAGCGCGATGTGCTGGCCGAAGCCCAGGCCGTCTTCCCCCACACCATCGTGGCCCGCGACTTCGACGCCCTGCAAATCAAGCGCAACAAAGAGGTGGTACATCGCCGCAACGAGCGAGAGAGCCTTTACACTGCCGACAATGCCTCCCAATGA
- a CDS encoding tetratricopeptide repeat protein, translated as MENAWGLLRTHWVRAALLGLWLALGLHPRPLLAEAAYRRGLALLARQPEAALPDLLAAHRAWPERADIALQAAEAAWAAQRPALALALLRHAASLAPLPAWAYARLSAAHMAVGQPQAALDALQEGLRVHPHHPDLLRRLALLAQAQGNDDLAIAALTDLVARRPSVPEMRWRLALLLTAHDPQAALPHLEALAPHPEYGPSARALRDRLYLALRQPTPSQRLTLAGEALLAQNHPALAATALRRAVALSPNDPTAWAYLGAALEALGDNDGLKMLRHAQRLAPHAALPNLLLGRYWLRRGHPEQALPWLQAAVNADPKNPRLHLLLAQALGQIARNLPRATGALQRATALAPYAPQVWQQAAQLALGLSLPPAQTLPLARRAAALAPNSPAALTLLGQALLQAEDPLTAQRLLERALAQDPGYAPAHLYLGVALLRQNQTRAAQEHFRWAARLAPANSFVARQARAWLQRP; from the coding sequence ATGGAAAACGCCTGGGGCCTTCTCCGGACCCATTGGGTCCGCGCCGCGCTCTTGGGGCTGTGGCTCGCCCTGGGGCTGCACCCGCGCCCGTTACTGGCCGAGGCCGCCTATCGACGCGGCCTGGCGCTGCTGGCCCGCCAACCCGAGGCCGCCCTTCCCGACTTGCTGGCCGCCCATCGCGCCTGGCCTGAACGCGCCGATATCGCCTTGCAGGCCGCCGAAGCCGCCTGGGCAGCCCAACGCCCGGCGCTGGCCCTGGCCCTGCTGCGTCACGCCGCCTCCCTAGCCCCCTTACCGGCCTGGGCCTATGCCCGTCTGAGCGCGGCCCACATGGCCGTAGGCCAGCCCCAGGCCGCCCTGGACGCCTTGCAGGAGGGCCTCCGGGTTCACCCCCATCATCCCGACCTGCTGCGTCGCCTGGCCCTGCTGGCCCAGGCCCAGGGCAACGATGACCTGGCCATCGCCGCCCTGACGGACCTGGTGGCCCGGCGCCCATCTGTGCCGGAAATGCGCTGGCGGTTGGCCCTTTTGCTCACCGCCCACGACCCGCAGGCCGCCCTGCCCCATCTGGAAGCCCTGGCCCCCCACCCCGAGTACGGCCCCTCGGCGCGGGCCTTACGCGACCGACTATACCTGGCCCTGCGCCAGCCCACCCCGTCCCAACGGCTCACCCTGGCCGGAGAGGCCCTGTTGGCCCAAAACCACCCCGCCCTGGCCGCGACCGCCTTGCGCCGGGCCGTCGCCCTCTCGCCCAACGACCCCACCGCCTGGGCCTACTTAGGCGCCGCCCTCGAGGCCCTGGGGGACAACGATGGCCTGAAGATGCTCCGCCACGCCCAGCGATTGGCCCCGCACGCCGCCCTGCCCAACCTGCTTTTGGGGCGCTACTGGCTGCGCCGCGGGCACCCCGAACAGGCGCTGCCCTGGCTCCAGGCCGCCGTGAACGCCGATCCCAAAAACCCTCGCCTGCACCTGCTGCTGGCCCAGGCCCTGGGGCAAATCGCCCGCAACCTGCCGCGGGCCACCGGTGCGCTCCAACGCGCCACCGCCCTGGCCCCTTACGCCCCCCAGGTCTGGCAGCAAGCCGCCCAACTGGCCCTCGGCCTGAGCCTGCCTCCGGCCCAAACCCTGCCTCTGGCCCGCCGCGCCGCGGCTCTGGCCCCAAACAGCCCGGCCGCGCTGACCCTGCTGGGCCAGGCCCTGCTGCAGGCCGAGGACCCTCTCACCGCCCAACGGTTGTTGGAACGCGCCCTGGCTCAAGACCCCGGCTATGCCCCCGCCCACCTATACCTGGGCGTGGCCCTGCTGCGGCAAAACCAAACCCGGGCCGCCCAGGAACACTTCCGCTGGGCGGCCCGGCTGGCTCCGGCAAACTCTTTCGTGGCCCGACAGGCCCGCGCCTGGCTGCAACGCCCCTAA
- a CDS encoding butyryl-CoA dehydrogenase produces the protein MDFAFTDEHRMVQQMVRDFALKEVAPMVKEYDRKHEPMPVLERMAELGILGVGIPVKYGGQGMDYISLGLVCEELEYVDSTLRVIMSVHMGLCAQTVFHWGTEEQKQKFLVPLAKGEKIGCGAFTEPGHGSDFAHIQMTARREGDVYILNGEKMWISLASLADYAIVTARTDPNAEPAYRGLTTFIVGLRSPGVTRGDIKGKLGVRAGSTGWIAFQNVEVPVENRIGEEGEGFKVTMSAFDRGRYTVAAGATGLIRAALDASVRYAKERRTFGQPIANHQLIKQKIAQMAQDYEMARLLYLETGWLMNQGKRFTRLASMAKWFATEASFRAASEAVQIHGAYGFSDEYDVERFMRNARGAMIYEGSSEIHMLIQADYALGYRHDKPLRKELPPYDPEEWQ, from the coding sequence ATGGATTTTGCATTCACCGATGAGCATCGTATGGTTCAGCAGATGGTGCGCGATTTCGCTTTGAAAGAGGTCGCGCCCATGGTGAAGGAGTACGACCGTAAGCACGAGCCGATGCCCGTGTTGGAACGGATGGCCGAGTTGGGCATCCTGGGGGTGGGCATCCCGGTGAAGTACGGCGGGCAGGGCATGGATTACATTTCGTTGGGTCTGGTGTGCGAGGAGTTGGAGTATGTGGATTCCACGCTGCGGGTGATCATGTCGGTGCACATGGGGTTGTGTGCCCAGACGGTATTTCACTGGGGCACCGAGGAGCAGAAGCAGAAGTTCCTGGTACCGCTGGCCAAAGGGGAGAAGATCGGATGCGGCGCGTTTACCGAGCCGGGGCATGGCTCGGATTTTGCGCATATTCAGATGACGGCCCGGCGGGAGGGGGATGTGTACATCCTCAACGGTGAGAAGATGTGGATTTCCCTGGCTTCGCTGGCCGATTATGCCATCGTGACGGCGCGCACGGACCCCAACGCCGAGCCGGCCTACCGAGGGTTGACTACCTTTATCGTGGGCCTCCGCAGCCCGGGGGTGACCCGGGGAGATATCAAGGGCAAACTGGGGGTGCGGGCTGGGTCCACCGGTTGGATCGCCTTCCAGAATGTGGAGGTGCCGGTGGAGAACCGCATCGGTGAGGAGGGCGAGGGCTTCAAAGTCACGATGAGCGCCTTCGACCGCGGGCGCTATACCGTGGCCGCCGGGGCCACGGGCCTGATCCGGGCGGCGCTGGATGCCAGCGTGCGCTATGCCAAGGAACGGCGCACTTTCGGGCAACCCATCGCCAATCATCAGTTGATCAAGCAGAAGATCGCCCAGATGGCGCAGGATTACGAGATGGCCCGCCTGCTTTACCTGGAGACGGGCTGGCTGATGAATCAGGGCAAACGCTTCACCCGCCTGGCTTCTATGGCCAAATGGTTCGCCACCGAGGCGTCCTTCCGCGCGGCCAGCGAGGCGGTGCAGATTCACGGGGCTTACGGGTTCAGCGACGAGTACGATGTGGAGCGCTTCATGCGCAACGCCCGCGGGGCGATGATCTACGAAGGCAGCAGCGAGATTCACATGCTGATTCAGGCCGATTACGCTCTGGGTTATCGGCACGACAAACCCTTGCGCAAGGAATTGCCGCCGTACGATCCGGAGGAGTGGCAGTAG